A single Ignavibacteriales bacterium DNA region contains:
- a CDS encoding RNA-binding transcriptional accessory protein, with translation MQIPSVIATQLGLKLSQTQEVITMLEEGATIPFIARYRKERTDGLEEDILREIEEKLQYFKMLEERRATILKSIEEQGKLTEELRLKIEACIKLQELEDLYLPYKPKRKTRGTIAKAKGLEPLALFILDNPEFSGDFEAKCAEFINEELGVKSGREALLGAKDIIAEMISDSADVRKVVREYLSEQSSVVSVKAREEELETQNLKLKEKEKKEVYLIYYDFKAEIAKLKPYQILAMNRGEQEGFLKISLSAEEASAHALIKRAFLSYSESFFMDILIETIADAYDRLIFPSVEREVRNVMTEAADLHAIEIFASNLRQLLLQPPFSDKTIMGIDPGYVSGCKVAVIDKTGKYIEGATIYPHEPKNKTAESEAIIIHFVKKYRVDLIAIGNGTASRETEFLVSEIIKKNELECHYLIVNEAGASVYSASETAKKEFPDLEASQRGNISIARRVHDPLAELVKIDPKSIGVGLYQHDVNQKYLSKKLDDVVESCVNFVGVDVNTASASLLTYVSGLNKRIAENIVKYREKKGSFKNRKELLEVTGLGEKVFEQSAGFLRIPNGENPFDNTFIHPEAYDATDSLLKMFNIGKEKLKEAGPLLDFFISKKGFSKAAKEVGLGEPTLKDIIDNLKRPGRDPREDMPKPILRSDVLKMEDLKEGMKLKGTVRNVVDFGAFVDIGVKQDGLLHVSQIADRFVKNPLDLLNVGDVIDVRIISLDIPRKRISLSMKSS, from the coding sequence ATGCAGATACCATCGGTCATTGCCACGCAGCTTGGGCTTAAGCTCAGCCAGACTCAGGAAGTAATCACTATGCTCGAGGAAGGAGCAACCATCCCTTTTATCGCCCGTTATCGTAAAGAGCGGACGGACGGGCTGGAGGAAGATATACTCCGCGAAATAGAAGAAAAGTTGCAATACTTCAAAATGCTGGAAGAGCGGAGGGCAACCATCCTGAAGAGCATTGAAGAGCAGGGGAAACTTACCGAAGAGCTCCGCCTGAAAATAGAAGCGTGCATCAAATTGCAGGAGCTTGAAGACCTCTACCTTCCCTACAAGCCCAAAAGAAAAACACGCGGTACCATTGCAAAGGCAAAGGGACTTGAGCCGCTGGCACTGTTTATTCTGGATAATCCGGAGTTCAGCGGTGACTTTGAAGCCAAATGCGCTGAGTTCATCAATGAGGAGCTGGGTGTAAAGAGCGGACGGGAGGCACTGCTTGGAGCTAAGGATATCATCGCGGAAATGATCAGCGACAGCGCGGATGTGAGAAAGGTTGTAAGAGAATATCTTTCAGAACAATCCTCAGTGGTTTCCGTTAAAGCACGGGAAGAAGAGCTTGAGACGCAGAATCTGAAGCTGAAGGAAAAAGAGAAAAAGGAAGTATATCTTATATACTATGACTTTAAAGCAGAGATAGCCAAGCTGAAACCCTATCAGATACTTGCCATGAACCGGGGTGAGCAGGAGGGATTCCTGAAGATCAGTCTTTCAGCCGAAGAAGCCTCGGCACATGCACTCATCAAAAGAGCGTTCCTTAGTTACTCCGAATCCTTCTTTATGGATATACTGATTGAAACAATTGCGGATGCTTATGACCGTCTTATCTTCCCCTCGGTTGAGCGTGAAGTAAGGAACGTGATGACCGAAGCAGCAGACCTCCACGCAATTGAGATATTCGCGAGTAATCTGCGCCAGTTATTACTGCAGCCCCCCTTTTCAGATAAAACAATCATGGGAATTGATCCGGGGTATGTGTCGGGATGCAAGGTTGCCGTAATTGACAAAACCGGTAAGTATATAGAGGGGGCAACCATCTATCCGCATGAACCGAAGAATAAAACAGCCGAGTCAGAAGCGATAATCATCCACTTTGTAAAAAAATACCGTGTTGATCTTATCGCAATAGGCAACGGAACGGCAAGCCGCGAAACGGAATTTCTTGTTTCGGAAATCATTAAAAAGAATGAGCTTGAGTGCCATTATCTGATTGTGAACGAAGCTGGTGCATCGGTCTATTCAGCATCGGAGACGGCGAAGAAGGAGTTCCCCGATCTTGAAGCAAGCCAGCGGGGCAATATATCCATTGCGCGCCGTGTGCATGATCCGCTCGCGGAACTGGTGAAGATTGATCCGAAGTCAATTGGAGTGGGTTTATATCAGCATGATGTCAACCAGAAATATCTTTCAAAGAAACTTGATGATGTGGTTGAGAGCTGCGTGAACTTTGTCGGCGTGGATGTAAACACTGCATCAGCCTCGCTGCTGACGTATGTTTCAGGGCTGAATAAAAGAATTGCGGAGAACATTGTAAAATACCGTGAGAAAAAGGGGAGCTTTAAGAACCGGAAAGAGCTGCTTGAAGTAACCGGGCTCGGCGAGAAAGTATTTGAGCAGTCAGCCGGATTCCTGCGTATTCCAAACGGCGAAAATCCTTTTGATAATACATTTATCCATCCGGAAGCATACGATGCAACAGACTCTTTGCTGAAAATGTTTAACATCGGAAAAGAAAAACTGAAAGAAGCCGGACCGCTGCTGGATTTCTTCATCAGTAAAAAAGGATTTTCGAAAGCAGCAAAAGAAGTGGGGCTGGGCGAACCGACATTAAAAGATATTATTGACAACCTCAAACGACCGGGACGTGATCCGCGTGAAGATATGCCAAAGCCAATCCTGCGCAGTGACGTACTTAAAATGGAGGACCTGAAAGAAGGAATGAAGCTGAAGGGAACGGTTCGCAATGTGGTTGATTTTGGCGCGTTTGTGGATATCGGGGTTAAACAGGACGGGCTGCTTCACGTTTCGCAGATTGCTGACCGGTTTGTAAAAAATCCGCTTGACCTGCTTAATGTGGGCGATGTTATTGATGTGCGGATTATTTCACTTGATATCCCCCGGAAGAGAATTTCGCTCAGCATGAAGAGCAGCTGA
- a CDS encoding T9SS type A sorting domain-containing protein has translation MKQAVLLLFCIISLKLGAQTPTGTLPEGSGTEASPYLIATWQNLLWISQNSSSWNKYFLQTADIDFADASPAINTWDGNKGWLPIGGADPFFTGVYDGNNRFIKQLYINRTTDGNHALFGKIQSTGKVSNLSLLNITITGVQYTGAITGHNNGIIENCRITGQITGTNYVGGIAGVNQSGTIKKSVSEATITNNAVQGFTGGIAGYQQNSSATISECSNQGNISNTLDYSGGIVGYMGSGKVSDSYNRGNISARYYAGGITGYMYSGSQIVKSYSTGSLSASNYRGGVVGSRVTPITMTNVFWNNDTDGIVGNSNDNFGAFGKSTAEMKINSTFLDAGWDMNIWYRDDNFNDGYPYLAWQNSGGTPLPVELISFTARADERTVTLQWKTATEVNNYGFDIERFGPFERPVDVETMHPDRIGTSASSLRVIGFVPGHGNSNSEKSYIYTDNSPADGYYYYRLKQIDTDGQFEHSGIVEVSVLTIPQELTLYQNYPNPFNAGTRISFALPHHLAGERVTLSVYDVTGSLTDRLFDRAAEPGRHDIYWNGAERASGIYIIRLQGGGEMRVLRVILLK, from the coding sequence ATGAAACAGGCAGTACTTTTACTTTTTTGTATAATCAGTCTGAAACTGGGTGCTCAGACGCCAACAGGTACTCTCCCCGAGGGATCGGGAACAGAAGCTTCACCCTATCTGATAGCCACCTGGCAGAATTTGCTCTGGATCTCTCAAAACTCATCCTCCTGGAACAAATACTTCCTTCAAACTGCTGACATTGACTTTGCTGATGCCTCTCCGGCAATAAATACATGGGATGGCAATAAAGGGTGGCTGCCAATTGGGGGGGCAGATCCATTTTTTACAGGTGTATATGACGGCAACAACCGTTTCATTAAACAACTGTATATAAACAGAACAACTGACGGCAATCATGCTCTTTTTGGAAAAATACAAAGTACAGGAAAGGTAAGTAATCTTTCTCTTCTGAATATTACCATTACAGGAGTACAGTATACTGGAGCTATAACCGGACACAACAATGGAATAATCGAGAATTGCCGGATAACAGGTCAGATCACCGGTACTAATTATGTCGGGGGAATTGCTGGTGTTAACCAATCTGGCACAATCAAAAAGTCGGTTTCCGAAGCGACGATAACAAACAATGCAGTTCAGGGATTTACCGGCGGGATTGCCGGATATCAGCAAAATAGTTCAGCCACAATAAGCGAGTGTTCGAATCAAGGCAACATAAGCAATACTCTTGATTATTCAGGAGGAATAGTAGGTTATATGGGATCGGGAAAAGTTTCAGACAGTTATAACAGGGGTAATATATCTGCGAGATACTATGCCGGCGGAATAACAGGATATATGTATTCCGGTTCTCAAATTGTAAAGTCCTATTCTACGGGTTCTCTAAGTGCATCAAATTACAGAGGAGGAGTTGTTGGCTCGAGAGTTACTCCGATCACTATGACTAATGTTTTTTGGAATAATGATACGGATGGAATTGTAGGGAATTCAAATGATAATTTTGGAGCATTTGGCAAATCCACCGCAGAAATGAAAATTAACTCAACTTTCCTTGATGCCGGCTGGGATATGAATATCTGGTATCGTGATGACAATTTTAATGACGGGTACCCTTATCTGGCGTGGCAGAACAGCGGAGGCACACCGCTGCCGGTTGAACTGATCTCGTTCACAGCAAGAGCAGACGAGAGAACAGTTACCCTGCAATGGAAAACAGCCACGGAGGTGAACAATTACGGATTTGATATAGAACGGTTTGGGCCCTTTGAGAGACCGGTTGATGTGGAGACGATGCATCCCGATCGCATCGGGACAAGTGCATCGTCTCTACGGGTGATTGGTTTTGTGCCGGGGCATGGTAATTCCAATTCAGAGAAGTCTTATATATACACAGACAATTCCCCCGCGGATGGCTATTATTACTACCGCCTGAAGCAGATTGATACAGACGGACAGTTCGAACATTCGGGAATTGTCGAAGTCTCTGTTCTGACGATACCTCAGGAACTTACGCTGTATCAGAATTATCCGAATCCGTTTAATGCCGGGACGAGAATAAGTTTTGCTCTTCCGCATCATCTTGCCGGAGAGCGTGTTACTCTCTCGGTTTATGATGTTACCGGTTCGCTGACTGACAGACTCTTTGATAGAGCCGCGGAGCCGGGGAGGCATGATATATACTGGAACGGGGCTGAGCGCGCCTCAGGAATATATATCATACGGCTGCAAGGAGGCGGGGAGATGCGGGTTCTGAGGGTAATCCTGCTTAAATAG
- a CDS encoding 4Fe-4S binding protein has protein sequence MKITDECISCSACIDECPQSAIYNAGMEAEYNGAMISPESEEHPWIVQGMCDDCKTCTEVCPVDCIVPTE, from the coding sequence ATGAAAATAACCGATGAATGCATAAGCTGTTCAGCATGCATTGATGAATGTCCCCAGAGCGCAATTTATAACGCCGGCATGGAAGCAGAATACAACGGAGCAATGATATCACCGGAAAGTGAAGAACATCCATGGATTGTACAGGGTATGTGCGATGATTGTAAAACCTGTACTGAAGTCTGCCCGGTTGATTGTATCGTTCCGACAGAATAA
- the miaA gene encoding tRNA (adenosine(37)-N6)-dimethylallyltransferase MiaA: protein MMPEAPAPAGSLVIILGSTASGKTRAAVRFALKHNGEIISADSRQVYRGMDIGTGKDLSEYRTEEGAVPFHLIDIYEPEEDYDLFRFRKDFMAAWSDIISRGKLPILCGGSAMYIDSVLRNYELRESSRGDDGLDALSGEELRGRLLRLRPELHNTTDLLERERMIRALRIASSSGDIYTLPPMRIMVFGITHPLPVLRQRIGLRLKQRLEEGMIAETERLLARGLSHERLHYFGLEYKYISMYLKGELNLNDMRQKLEAAIYEFARKQLKWYRKMEREGVTIHWVTEEELLRVNLFDDTPPQKTL from the coding sequence ATGATGCCTGAAGCACCTGCTCCGGCAGGTTCCCTGGTGATAATTCTTGGCTCCACTGCTTCGGGGAAGACGCGGGCAGCGGTTCGTTTTGCCCTGAAGCATAACGGTGAAATCATCTCCGCGGACAGCCGTCAGGTTTACCGGGGAATGGATATCGGCACCGGCAAGGATCTGAGTGAGTACCGGACGGAAGAGGGAGCAGTCCCTTTTCATCTGATTGATATATACGAACCGGAAGAGGATTATGACCTCTTCCGGTTCAGAAAAGATTTCATGGCCGCATGGAGTGATATCATATCGCGGGGAAAGCTCCCCATCCTCTGCGGCGGGAGCGCGATGTATATAGACTCAGTGCTGCGCAACTATGAACTCCGTGAAAGCAGCCGCGGGGATGACGGTCTTGATGCTCTTTCCGGTGAGGAGCTCCGCGGGCGGCTTCTGCGGCTCCGGCCTGAGCTTCATAACACCACTGATCTGCTTGAACGGGAGCGGATGATAAGGGCGCTGAGGATTGCTTCCTCATCCGGTGATATATATACTCTTCCTCCCATGAGGATAATGGTCTTTGGCATTACCCATCCCCTGCCTGTGCTGCGCCAGAGGATTGGTCTGCGGCTTAAACAGCGGCTCGAAGAGGGAATGATTGCAGAAACGGAACGGCTGCTGGCACGGGGGCTGAGCCATGAACGGCTGCACTATTTCGGGCTGGAGTATAAGTATATCAGTATGTATCTGAAAGGGGAGCTGAACCTGAATGATATGCGTCAGAAGCTGGAGGCTGCAATATATGAATTCGCCCGCAAGCAGCTTAAATGGTACCGGAAGATGGAGCGGGAAGGAGTAACGATACACTGGGTAACTGAGGAGGAACTGCTGCGGGTAAATCTTTTTGATGATACTCCGCCTCAGAAAACACTTTAA
- a CDS encoding arsenite methyltransferase, protein MNTVEKEKTTGKNDFPVFEVKGGGCCAPEVETVKENASDIKDMVREKYAAIAVNAQSGCGCCGPEDSNKIVGYTVMADEYTNKEGYVAEADLGLGCGIPVDYAEMKAGDTVVDLGAGAGNDVFVARAIVGETGHVIGIDMTPEMISKARQNNQKLGYTNVEFRLGEIENMPVQSDTADVVISNCVLNLVPDKARAFAEIYRILKPGAHFCVSDIVLKGTLPPELKKSAEMYAGCVAGAMQQEDYLAEIEKAGFTGTIIKKTKVITLPDEVLKQYLNDEQIQQFRSNDTGIFSITVNAYKK, encoded by the coding sequence ATGAATACTGTCGAAAAAGAAAAAACAACGGGAAAAAATGACTTCCCCGTTTTTGAAGTCAAAGGAGGCGGATGTTGCGCTCCTGAGGTTGAAACCGTTAAAGAAAATGCATCTGACATTAAAGACATGGTGCGCGAAAAATATGCTGCCATAGCAGTGAATGCTCAGTCGGGATGCGGCTGCTGCGGCCCTGAAGACAGCAACAAAATAGTCGGATATACCGTAATGGCAGATGAGTACACCAATAAGGAAGGATATGTTGCCGAGGCAGATTTAGGGCTCGGCTGCGGAATTCCGGTTGACTATGCAGAAATGAAAGCCGGCGATACGGTGGTTGATCTTGGAGCCGGTGCGGGCAATGATGTGTTTGTTGCACGCGCCATAGTTGGTGAGACCGGTCATGTAATCGGTATTGATATGACTCCTGAAATGATTTCAAAGGCAAGGCAGAACAATCAGAAGCTCGGATATACAAACGTTGAATTCCGGCTTGGCGAGATTGAAAATATGCCGGTTCAGTCTGATACCGCTGACGTGGTCATCAGTAATTGCGTGCTGAATCTGGTGCCTGATAAAGCCCGCGCTTTTGCGGAGATATATCGGATTCTGAAACCGGGCGCTCACTTCTGTGTCTCTGATATTGTGCTTAAAGGAACTTTGCCCCCTGAACTGAAGAAAAGCGCGGAGATGTATGCCGGATGTGTTGCGGGAGCAATGCAGCAGGAAGACTATCTGGCTGAGATTGAAAAAGCGGGCTTCACAGGCACCATTATCAAAAAGACCAAAGTAATTACACTGCCGGATGAAGTACTGAAGCAGTATCTGAATGATGAGCAGATACAACAGTTCCGGAGCAATGATACCGGTATCTTCAGCATTACTGTTAATGCATATAAGAAATAA
- a CDS encoding winged helix-turn-helix transcriptional regulator, producing MMENIRFFKALCDPNRLRILKMLQTRVLCVCELTEALGLAASTVSNHCKVLKEAGFLIEKKDGKWVNYGLNPAPADERIPRFLNELDFWLADKGDSIKWQETACRVDRNVICCR from the coding sequence ATTATGGAAAACATCAGATTTTTTAAGGCGCTTTGTGACCCAAACCGGCTCAGAATCCTCAAAATGCTGCAAACCAGAGTGCTCTGTGTTTGCGAACTGACCGAGGCGCTCGGGCTGGCGGCTTCGACTGTGTCTAATCATTGCAAAGTTTTGAAAGAAGCCGGTTTTCTTATTGAAAAAAAAGATGGCAAATGGGTGAATTATGGGTTGAACCCGGCTCCGGCGGACGAACGGATACCAAGGTTTTTAAACGAGCTGGACTTCTGGCTGGCTGATAAAGGGGATTCGATAAAATGGCAGGAAACTGCCTGCCGGGTGGACAGAAATGTTATCTGCTGCAGATAA
- a CDS encoding PAS domain S-box protein yields MKIRVSIRQKLVIAYTSLIGLISLFIFIYFPASKEAEQIKALENRAEAIAEVMGSMLYPALVYEDNQLIAQETKNVGRLRDLTYAVIHDAEGRVIGEYNLPEANKAGYTKLKSGPLAEGDYIRYAKTVTFSRKTIGYIYVGFSLNSLRGEVARTRITIALVSLVIFCLGLAAVIFISTMVTRPLNRLADSTRLIAAGDLSHRSAIRSGDEFELLSDSFDTMVGKLEQANSQLFVLNQGLEKIASEKTEDLKKEIENHKRTEKALTESEIRFRTIFEEAGMAIVLTDMGGAILESNDAFMRMMGYTEAELRMMTLQELSHPEDMKSGMLMFSMGTLDSATEGPSYTEKRYIRKDGKTVWGKLTTAIISDRSSKSSFVLVMIEDMTSRKKASDDLQKQTRLLGGAAEAANILLTTGDFNDAINGALRALGEASTVDRVYIFDNIYAKDGTPLMKQTFEWTNGLVSTEINNQMLQNSPYPDEIYTTLSGGGVFSVLTREGTRQLKEILEPQDIVSVLLVPVFVEGTYRGFIGFDDCQEERIWSKGEEAILRTIAGSIGGAIQRKEYEEELKAAKEKAVESDRLKSTLLANMSHEFRTPVNGIMGFSELLMEEFPEGKRLGMVKSIYSSGKRLMKTLNSILTYSQIESGKIHPDLQPRKLAELAESSLYPYIQQAAAKRLEFEFVINAPEIMAYTDPQLFGAALDHIMDNAVKFTKSGKITVTVEERGGHPAVAVKDTGIGIAPEHMELIFQEFRQASEGIGRSYEGSGLGLTISRKLARLMGGELTVKSEPDKGSEFVLSFMKAGWEDHLTNPEKNAEQRSPVPLTRCSALLVEDDEANLQVASKYTEPLCHVDRARDGATALAMAAQKRYTLILMNINLGDGPDGIETARAIHDLPGNKDVPIIAVTGYAMQGDRARFITEGFAGYISKPYDKAAFVTEIEKQLKNYEV; encoded by the coding sequence ATGAAAATACGCGTTTCCATCAGGCAAAAACTGGTTATTGCCTACACCAGTCTGATCGGTCTGATATCCCTTTTTATCTTTATCTATTTCCCTGCCAGCAAAGAAGCAGAACAAATCAAGGCTCTTGAAAACCGGGCAGAGGCAATTGCTGAGGTGATGGGGAGTATGCTCTATCCCGCGCTGGTATATGAAGACAATCAACTTATTGCCCAGGAAACGAAAAACGTGGGCCGGCTCAGAGACCTGACCTACGCAGTGATACATGATGCTGAAGGACGGGTAATCGGGGAATATAATCTTCCTGAAGCGAATAAGGCAGGGTACACGAAACTAAAAAGCGGACCACTTGCTGAAGGGGACTATATACGCTATGCCAAAACAGTAACCTTCAGCCGGAAAACCATCGGATATATTTATGTCGGGTTCTCGCTTAACTCACTCCGCGGTGAGGTAGCCCGCACCAGAATTACCATAGCTTTAGTTAGTCTTGTCATATTCTGCCTCGGGCTTGCCGCTGTTATCTTTATCAGCACGATGGTTACGCGTCCGCTCAACCGTCTGGCTGACTCAACACGGCTGATTGCCGCAGGAGACCTTTCTCACAGATCCGCCATCCGCTCCGGAGATGAGTTTGAACTGCTTTCTGATTCTTTTGATACCATGGTCGGAAAACTTGAACAGGCCAACAGCCAGTTATTCGTGCTTAATCAGGGGCTGGAAAAAATTGCCAGTGAAAAAACCGAAGACCTGAAAAAAGAAATAGAAAACCATAAACGGACGGAAAAAGCATTAACCGAAAGCGAAATACGTTTCCGCACGATTTTTGAAGAAGCGGGCATGGCAATTGTGCTGACTGACATGGGGGGAGCAATTCTTGAGAGCAACGATGCATTTATGAGGATGATGGGATATACTGAAGCGGAACTGAGAATGATGACGCTGCAGGAGCTTTCACATCCGGAGGATATGAAATCCGGCATGCTGATGTTTTCCATGGGCACGCTTGACTCCGCCACAGAAGGACCTTCGTATACCGAAAAGCGGTATATACGCAAAGACGGAAAAACCGTCTGGGGTAAACTCACCACCGCTATCATAAGCGACCGGAGCAGCAAATCATCGTTTGTGCTGGTGATGATCGAGGATATGACCAGCCGGAAAAAAGCATCGGATGATCTTCAGAAGCAGACACGGCTGCTGGGGGGCGCGGCTGAAGCAGCAAATATCCTGCTGACAACCGGAGACTTTAACGATGCGATCAACGGAGCCCTGCGCGCGCTCGGGGAGGCCTCAACGGTTGACCGGGTATATATCTTCGACAACATTTACGCAAAAGACGGCACACCGCTTATGAAGCAGACCTTTGAATGGACAAACGGTCTGGTAAGCACGGAAATCAACAATCAGATGCTGCAAAACTCCCCGTATCCTGATGAGATATATACCACTCTTTCAGGCGGAGGAGTTTTTTCCGTTTTAACCAGGGAAGGAACCCGGCAGCTTAAGGAAATCCTTGAACCGCAGGATATCGTCTCGGTGCTGCTGGTGCCGGTCTTTGTGGAAGGCACCTACAGAGGGTTCATCGGTTTTGATGACTGCCAGGAAGAACGCATCTGGTCAAAGGGGGAAGAAGCGATACTGCGCACTATTGCCGGGAGCATCGGGGGAGCCATACAGCGGAAAGAATATGAAGAAGAGCTTAAAGCAGCCAAAGAAAAAGCAGTGGAGTCCGACCGGCTGAAATCCACCCTGCTTGCCAATATGAGCCATGAGTTCAGAACTCCGGTAAACGGTATAATGGGATTTTCAGAACTCCTGATGGAGGAGTTCCCCGAAGGGAAACGTCTGGGAATGGTTAAGAGCATCTATTCATCAGGAAAGCGGCTGATGAAAACGCTGAACAGCATTCTCACATACAGTCAGATTGAATCGGGCAAAATCCATCCCGATCTTCAGCCGAGGAAACTGGCCGAACTTGCGGAGTCCTCGCTTTATCCGTATATACAGCAGGCAGCTGCCAAACGGCTGGAGTTTGAATTTGTGATTAATGCGCCTGAGATTATGGCATATACAGACCCGCAGCTTTTCGGCGCCGCGCTGGATCATATTATGGATAATGCGGTTAAATTCACCAAATCGGGCAAGATAACCGTAACGGTAGAGGAGCGCGGGGGTCATCCGGCAGTTGCCGTAAAGGATACCGGTATTGGAATTGCCCCGGAGCATATGGAGCTGATCTTTCAGGAATTCCGGCAGGCAAGTGAGGGGATAGGAAGGTCGTATGAAGGGAGCGGACTTGGGCTGACTATATCCCGGAAACTTGCGCGGTTGATGGGGGGCGAGCTTACCGTGAAGAGTGAACCGGATAAAGGAAGTGAATTTGTCCTCAGCTTTATGAAGGCCGGATGGGAAGATCATCTTACTAATCCTGAAAAAAACGCAGAGCAGCGGTCTCCTGTTCCGCTCACCCGGTGCAGCGCTTTGCTGGTTGAAGATGATGAGGCAAATCTGCAGGTTGCATCCAAATATACTGAACCGCTCTGCCATGTTGACCGGGCAAGAGACGGAGCAACGGCACTGGCAATGGCGGCGCAGAAGCGCTACACGCTTATTCTGATGAATATCAATCTGGGAGACGGTCCGGACGGCATAGAAACCGCACGGGCTATTCACGATCTCCCCGGCAATAAGGATGTGCCCATCATTGCCGTTACCGGATATGCCATGCAGGGGGACAGAGCGCGGTTCATAACCGAGGGCTTTGCCGGATATATATCAAAGCCGTATGACAAAGCGGCATTTGTAACGGAAATTGAGAAACAGCTGAAGAATTATGAAGTATGA
- a CDS encoding HAMP domain-containing histidine kinase: MLSLSNPIIVSLLILLGLISVIYIFYRYILIPMQKEHLQEQQSLRLQQAELMAMFAQSDPDPVFRFEIDGSVQLSNTPGSELLKGASLMNMKIWEIIPETRAVNLAECIRNGTSLELHSQIGNRYFKFILCGIPKFEIGQIYGSDITALKKTEDQLKEALVKAEESEKLKSHFLAQMSHEIRTPLNAILGLTSIIHDELKDSLSPDLKRMFTSIDNSGRRLYRTIDLNLNMALVMTGGYKCSFQRMDIIPIINQLTMEFRHYAREKNLDFTFDESLGGSLIYADAYSFTTIMQNLLDNAIKYTRHGSVSVIAASAENSMVSVTVKDTGIGMSEEYMEKLFRPFTQEIMGYSRPYEGNGLGLALTKRLLELNKGDIRVRSTKGHGTEVTIFFPQYH, from the coding sequence GTGTTAAGCTTGAGTAACCCCATCATAGTTTCCCTGCTTATCCTGCTTGGTCTGATCAGTGTAATCTATATTTTTTACCGGTATATACTGATTCCAATGCAGAAGGAACATCTGCAGGAGCAGCAGTCCCTGCGGCTTCAGCAGGCGGAGCTGATGGCAATGTTCGCGCAGTCAGATCCCGATCCGGTATTCCGCTTCGAGATTGACGGCAGCGTTCAGCTTTCCAACACTCCCGGCAGCGAACTTCTTAAAGGAGCTTCGCTGATGAATATGAAAATATGGGAGATCATCCCCGAAACCAGAGCCGTTAACCTTGCCGAATGCATCCGCAACGGAACCAGCCTTGAACTTCACTCACAAATCGGAAACCGCTATTTCAAATTCATCCTCTGCGGCATTCCCAAATTTGAAATCGGACAGATATACGGAAGCGATATTACCGCACTCAAAAAAACCGAAGATCAGCTTAAGGAAGCTCTGGTTAAAGCTGAAGAATCAGAAAAGCTTAAATCTCACTTCCTTGCTCAGATGAGCCACGAAATCCGCACTCCGCTTAATGCAATTCTCGGGCTCACCAGCATCATTCATGACGAGCTGAAGGATTCGCTTTCCCCCGATCTGAAGCGGATGTTCACTTCTATTGACAACAGCGGAAGGCGACTGTACCGCACTATAGACCTGAACCTGAATATGGCCCTGGTGATGACTGGCGGATACAAATGTTCATTCCAGCGGATGGATATCATCCCCATCATCAATCAGCTTACCATGGAGTTCCGCCATTACGCCCGCGAGAAGAACCTCGATTTTACTTTTGATGAATCACTCGGCGGCTCCCTTATATATGCTGATGCATATTCTTTTACCACCATCATGCAGAACCTTCTTGATAATGCCATTAAATATACTCGGCATGGTTCGGTATCGGTTATTGCCGCGTCCGCGGAAAACAGCATGGTATCGGTCACCGTAAAGGATACCGGCATCGGCATGTCTGAAGAATATATGGAAAAACTCTTCCGCCCCTTTACCCAGGAGATTATGGGTTACAGCCGTCCCTATGAAGGAAACGGCCTGGGGCTTGCTCTTACCAAACGGCTACTTGAATTAAATAAGGGTGACATCAGAGTGCGCAGTACAAAAGGACATGGCACTGAAGTCACTATATTTTTTCCACAATATCACTGA
- a CDS encoding response regulator, producing MNSTLPKILILEDDPENQRFIYYLLYKKYYPVICSYYDEAVQRLDEYDYNAMIIDIGLQGEKDGLDFIRLVRAQPRNSSVPVICCTAFAGSKDRITAISAGADVFLPKPVPNPVMLETLERVISLSPQPVKS from the coding sequence ATGAACTCTACTCTGCCAAAAATTCTTATTCTTGAAGATGATCCTGAAAACCAGAGATTCATTTATTATCTGTTATATAAAAAGTATTATCCGGTTATCTGCTCATATTATGATGAAGCGGTTCAACGGCTGGATGAATATGATTATAACGCGATGATTATTGATATCGGGCTTCAGGGAGAAAAAGACGGCCTCGATTTTATCCGGCTTGTCCGTGCTCAGCCCCGTAATTCCTCCGTGCCGGTTATCTGCTGCACTGCGTTTGCCGGCAGTAAAGACAGAATAACCGCGATAAGCGCGGGCGCTGATGTCTTTTTACCAAAACCGGTGCCTAACCCGGTAATGCTTGAAACGCTTGAACGCGTTATTTCGCTTTCACCGCAGCCGGTTAAAAGTTAA